A DNA window from Setaria viridis chromosome 2, Setaria_viridis_v4.0, whole genome shotgun sequence contains the following coding sequences:
- the LOC117843556 gene encoding pentatricopeptide repeat-containing protein At3g06430, chloroplastic → MGPPAYTASLSPGSTLFSNSRMPPPPPPPCLLRPGLGVSGRAEVGVSSAAGRYGGGRLTAPQEKRRSAPPQEKRRPSDSSQLPERKRHWKAGEFPGAGGGRDGGRAAPPQEKRHWKAGEFPVPSAGGRDGGRPAPRQEKRHWKVGEFPGTSAGGPDSKAARTPIKNVKKRLDARADAKAWACTVTEALADRINSKNWKEALQVFEMLKEQPFYHPKEGTYMKLIVLLGRSGQAAQAHQLFNEMLQQGCQPTPELYTALIGAYCRSGLMDDALQLLTDMKASPLCQPDVYTYSTIIKACVDATRFDLIDAMYKDMAERLISPNTVTQNIVLSGYGKAGRLDDMERVLSDMLDSTTCKPDVWTMNIILSLFGNMGQIESMEKWYEKFRSYGIEPETRTLNILIGAYGKKRMYDKMSAVMEYMRKLAFPWTTATYNNVIEAFAEAGDAKNMEHTFNQMRSEGMKPDTKTFCCLINGFSKAGLFHKVVGMVKLAERLDVPANTSFHNAILEACAKADDLMEMERVFMHMKHKQCDPDAMTYSILVEAYRKEGMTDKIYALHQENPTLVPTDFVMV, encoded by the exons ATGGGTCCTCCGGCCTACACCGCTTCCCTCTCTCCCGGTTCTACTCTCTTCTCCAACTCCcgaatgccgccgccgccgccgccgccgtgtcttCTCCGGCCGGGCCTGGGGGTGTCGGGGAGAGCGGAGGTGGGCGTGTCATCGGCCGCCGGTAGGTACGGCGGCGGACGCCTCACCGCGCCGCAGGAGAAGCGCCGCTCCGCACCGCCGCAGGAGAAGCGCCGCCCCTCGGACTCATCCCAACTGCCGGAACGGAAGCGGCATTGGAAAGCGGGGGAGTTcccgggggccggcggcggcagggacggcggccgcgccgccccgccgcagGAGAAGCGGCACTGGAAGGCGGGGGAGTTCCCGGTGCCCTCCGCCGGCGGCAGGGACggcggccgccccgccccgcggcAGGAGAAGCGACACTGGAAGGTGGGGGAATTCCCGGGGAcctccgccggcggccccgATTCGAAGGCGGCGAGGACTCCCATCAAGAACGTCAAGAAGCGGCTGGACGCCCGCGCGGACGCCAAGGCGTGGGCGTGCACCGTCACCGAGGCCCTCGCCGACCGCATCAACTCCAAGAATTGGAAAGAGGCGCTCCAG GTCTTTGAGATGCTCAAGGAGCAGCCTTTCTACCATCCAAAAGAAGGCACCTACATGAAGCTCATTGTGCTGCTTGGTAGATCCGGCCAGGCTGCCCAAGCGCACCAACTCTTCAACGAGATGCTGCAACAAGGATGCCAACCCACCCCTGAGCTCTACACTGCCTTGATTGGAGCCTACTGCCGTAGTGGCCTAATGGATGATGCGCTCCAGCTCCTCACTGACATGAAGGCCTCTCCTCTGTGCCAGCCTGATGTCTACACCTACAGCACCATCATCAAGGCCTGTGTTGATGCCACCAGGTTTGATCTCATTGATGCTATGTACAAAGACATGGCTGAGCGCTTGATATCACCCAACACGGTCACGCAGAACATTGTCCTCAGTGGCTACGGAAAGGCTGGACGGTTGGATGACATGGAGAGAGTGCTCTCTGACATGCTTGACAGCACAACCTGCAAACCAGATGTCTGGACAATGAACATTATCTTAAGCCTGTTTGGAAACATGGGGCAGATTGAATCAATGGAGAAATGGTATGAGAAATTCCGAAGCTATGGGATTGAACCAGAAACTCGCACGCTTAACATTCTCATTGGTGCCTATGGGAAGAAGCGAATGTATGATAAGATGTCTGCAGTTATGGAGTACATGCGCAAGCTAGCGTTTCCATGGACTACTGCCACGTACAACAATGTGATTGAGGCATTTGCTGAGGCGGGTGATGCCAAAAATATGGAACACACATTTAACCAGATGCGCTCTGAGGGGATGAAGCCAGATACAAAGACCTTCTGTTGTCTAATAAATGGGTTTAGCAAAGCAGGCCTTTTCCATAAGGTGGTGGGCATGGTCAAGCTTGCTGAGAGACTTGATGTGCCTGCAAATACATCTTTCCACAATGCTATTCTTGAGGCATGCGCAAAAGCAGATGATctgatggagatggagagggtCTTCATGCACATGAAGCATAAGCAGTGTGATCCGGATGCCATGACATATTCTATCTTGGTGGAAGCTTATCGTAAGGAAGGAATGACTGACAAGATTTATGCTTTGCATCAGGAGAACCCAACTTTGGTTCCAACTGATTTTGTCATGGTGTAA
- the LOC117843558 gene encoding uncharacterized protein, with translation MERATATRRRGAGDTSRENAPGVGACAGHSATSSREGAARVGGTRGTGAVAASSAEKTTSERGGGAADGERRRGVDGISFAVRAPGYLGRRIPFPRPGSQDDQVKAKPPPSLLPRPHLPEPPPTNHLTWLPRACSWTLADKISTPASVDSCPTPPRAAARRPEPAMDAADPPPASTLMEELEEEVLLRFPPADPARLVAAALVCRRWCGLLAGARFRRRFRELHRAPPLLGFLCNAGPGARFVPASAFRPPGLPRAGGGLLLGWRALDARHGRVLLRWDPGRDAASGGVGCPPLVVWDPVTDQRSDLPPLQWAPYPYSWNAAVLCAAGAACNHLDCCGGHFLVVVVGTNSNEMFAHVYSLEADAWSEPASARHPNDSVDFAPSALVGNVLYFAFQMGTAVLEYDLGTKEMAVIRLPPPLHFNWQRIALTTRTDGRLGFATADRSAIYLWSREACPGGDAHWAQTRVIELDTLLPAGALSTFSDVVGFVDAIGLIFVRTGDGLFTIDLKSSQVTKVSKDTGFSGIFPYMNFHTPALGVPSAGEGPSSGA, from the exons GGACACGTCGCGGGAAAATGCGCCGGGCGTCGGCGCGTGCGCCGGGCATTCCGCGACAAGTAGCCGCGAAGGAGCCGCGCGGGTAGGAGGAACTCGAGGAACGGGTGCCGTTGCGGCCTCGTCGGCGGAGAAGACGACCtccgagcgcggcggcggcgccgccgacggcgagcggaGACGCGGGGTGGACGGTATCTCATTTGCCGTCCGGGCTCCAGGTTACCTGGGCCGTCGGATCCCATTCCCGCGGCCAGGATCACAAGACGACCAAGTCAAAGCAAAACCGCCACCCTCCCTGCTCCCGCGGCCCCACCTGCCGGAACCACCCCCCACAAACCACCTGACCTGGCTGCCTCGAGCTTGCTCATGGACGCTAGCGGATAAGATCTCCACCCCCGCCTCCGTTGACTCCTGCCCCAccccaccccgcgccgccgctcgccggcccgAGCCGGCCATGGACGCGGcggatccgccgccggcgagcacgcTGATGGaggagctcgaggaggaggTCCTGCTCCGCTTCCCGCCCGCGGACCCGgcgcgcctcgtcgccgccgcgctcgtctgCAGGCGCTGGTGCGGGCTCCTCGCGGGCGCCAGGTTCCGCCGCCGGTTCCGGGAgctccaccgcgcgccgcccctgctgGGGTTCCTCTGCAACGCCGGTCCGGGCGCGCGGttcgtccccgcctccgcctttCGCCCGCCTGGGctcccccgcgccggcggcggcctcctcctcggctggCGCGCCCTCGACGCACGCCACGGCCGCGTGCTCCTCCGCTGggaccccggccgcgacgccGCCTCCGGGGGCGTGGGGTGCCCTCCGCTCGTCGTCTGGGACCCCGTCACCGACCAACGTAGTGATCTGCCACCGCTGCAGTGGGCGCCGTACCCGTACAGCTGGAACGCCGCCGTGCTctgcgcggccggcgccgcctgcAATCACCTCGACTGCTGCGGCGGGCACTTCCTCGTCGTCGTGGTGGGCACCAATAGCAATGAgatgttcgcccacgtctactCGTTGGAGGCGGATGCGTGGAGTGAGCCCGCATCTGCCCGGCATCCCAACGACAGTGTTGATTTCGCGCCCAGTGCCCTTGTGGGGAATGTGCTTTACTTTGCGTTCCAGATGGGCACCGCAGTCCTCGAGTACGATTTGGGCACAAAGGAAATGGCCGTGATTCGCCTGCCGCCACCACTTCACTTCAATTGGCAGCGAATTGCGCTCACAACCAGGACTGATGGTCGTCTGGGATTCGCAACAGCAGACAGGTCCGCAATCTACCTGTGGTCGAGGGAGGCGTGTCCTGGAGGAGATGCACATTGGGCACAGACCAGAGTCATTGAGCTGGACACGCTGCTCCCCGCTGGTGCCCTCTCAACCTTCTCTGATGTGGTTGGCTTTGTCGATGCCATCGGTCTCATTTTTGTGCGGACGGGTGATGGCCTCTTCACCATTGATCTAAAGTCCAGCCAGGTCACAAAGGTATCCAAGGACACCGGCTTCTCCGGAATTTTCCCCTACATGAACTTCCACACTCCAG CACTGGGAGTGCCCTCGGCAGGTGAGGGGCCAAGTTCAGGTGCCTAA
- the LOC117843561 gene encoding disease resistance protein RGA2 — MEIFLSAVLGELITRSINFFISKCPKQPALDVDDHLQRVLLRAQVIIEEAMVRQITNQSMLQQLDMLRDTMYRGCYLLDTFRFQSHKEDAKDQIVSHPSLLFKVNSVKDFYFPGGEGTQILEEMLAVLDSLTSMILDANELVVFLTSYTRMYREPYSMHLLLGNCMFGCQMEAQHVINFLLHTRPPGAAEGLEVLPIVGPFRVGKSTLVAHVCKDGRVHDYFSEIVFLSDHDFRDENITTLREGCVMKYQNCVSNKDGRVLVVVELAGDFSEGDWKRLYSASKRYLPSGSKIIITSRSDEIKKLGTTQAITLKFLSCEAYWYYFRTLAFGSVDPETYPKLAHLAMQIARALKRTFIGANITTCVLRDNFDIRFWCKVLVLLRGIIRKNVSRFGEHPLNRLDQNRSAHLGRMATPSEDLVLCGLYQCSSQEEVPKIKMQDVMYGSVKPHGNFEVLGWKSPILPYYSYVFTCEIQELKSTAAKRKRSDP, encoded by the coding sequence ATGGAGATTTTCCTTTCAGCAGTCCTGGGTGAGCTAATCACTAGATCCATAAATTTCTTCATCAGCAAGTGCCCCAAGCAACCGGCACTGGATGTGGATGATCACCTCCAAAGGGTCCTGCTCCGAGCGCAGGTCATCATCGAGGAGGCCATGGTGCGGCAAATCACAAACCAATCTATGCTCCAGCAGCTGGATATGCTCAGAGACACCATGTACAGAGGCTGTTACTTGCTTGACACCTTCAGGTTCCAATCTCACAAAGAGGACGCCAAAGATCAGATCGTGAGTCacccttctcttctcttcaaAGTAAATTCTGTAAAAGATTTCTACTTCCCTGGTGGAGAAGGTACACAGATTTTGGAAGAAATGCTAGCCGTGCTTGACAGTTTGACATCCATGATCCTTGATGCTAATGAACTGGTCGTGTTCCTGACGAGCTATACCCGTATGTATCGCGAGCCTTATAGCATGCACCTCCTGCTAGGAAACTGCATGTTTGGCTGCCAAATGGAAGCACAACATGTCATCAACTTCCTGTTGCACACAAGACCTCCTGGTGCTGCTGAAGGGTTGGAGGTCCTGCCAATTGTCGGTCCCTTCAGAGTAGGAAAGAGCACTCTTGTTGCCCATGTTTGCAAGGATGGAAGAGTTCATGATTATTTTTCAGAAATTGTTTTCTTGAGTGATCATGACTTCAGAGATGAAAACATAACCACCCTTAGAGAAGGATGTGTGATGAAATACCAAAATTGTGTGTCGAACAAAGATGGGAGAGTGCTAGTTGTTGTTGAGTTAGCTGGAGACTTCAGTGAAGGTGATTGGAAGAGGCTGTATTCTGCTTCTAAGCGGTACTTGCCAAGTGGTAGTAAGATCATAATCACAAGCCGGTCTGACGAGATTAAAAAGCTTGGAACAACTCAGGCAATAACTCTAAAATTTCTGTCCTGCGAGGCATACTGGTATTACTTTAGGACACTAGCATTTGGAAGTGTGGATCCCGAGACCTACCCGAAGCTCGCACACCTGGCCATGCAGATAGCCAGGGCACTGAAAAGAACCTTCATTGGTGCAAACATCACTACTTGTGTGCTGAGGGACAACTTTGACATCCGcttttggtgcaaggttctGGTGTTGTTGAGAGGGATCATCCGGAAGAATGTTTCCAGATTCGGTGAGCATCCACTTAATCGTCTTGACCAAAATAGATCTGCACATCTTGGAAGAATGGCTACACCTTCTGAAGATCTCGTGCTTTGTGGTCTGTATCAATGCTCTTCACAAGAGGAGGTTCCaaagataaaaatgcaagatgtCATGTATGGAAGTGTTAAGCCTCATGGGAATTTTGAGGTCCTAGGATGGAAGTCTCCCATACTGCCCTACTATAGCTATGTCTTTACATGTGAAATTCAAGAGCTCAAATCTACAGCTGCCAAGAGAAAGCGTTCCGATCCATGA
- the LOC117843560 gene encoding uncharacterized protein, translating to MELFLSAVLSDLASRSINFIFNKCSKLPSPAVEDSLRRALLRAQVIVDESMRRHITNQAMLQQLNMLRDTMHQGNYMLDIFRCKPDDEEEEDTKHKIVSHPLLLNSRVNCVRDFLSSRTSAQILKEMQQVLDRLSSMIHDANELVLFLASYPPMYRQPYSMHLLLGNCMFGRQMEAQLAINFLLHTRTHGAEELEVLPIVGPYQVGKRTLVAHVCKDERVRDYFSEIVLWTDDHEFRDEKITIPREGHDKIFQNCAPNKEGRILVIVELAADFNEVVWKRLYSASKRCLPSGSKIIVTSQSDKVVKYGTTRALTLNYMSQEEYWYFFKILTFGSVDPEMHPRLTQMAMEISRMHNCCFIAAHLVSYLLRDNFDIHFWHKVLIFLKEYIQNHVSKFGEGPFDDRNQSKPVHLQRMATPSEVIMVSNPSYRSSQEEVPKIRLDDVIYKNVRPHGKFEALVWRSQIPPYYSYTTTCEIQELKNTGTKRKRNMKSGVTFC from the coding sequence ATGGAGCTTTTCCTTTCTGCAGTGCTGAGTGACCTAGCCTCTAGATCCATAAATTTCATCTTCAACAAGTGCTCGAAGCTGCCATCGCCTGCTGTGGAGGATAGCCTGCGAAGGGCTCTCCTCCGGGCGCAGGTCATCGTCGATGAGTCCATGCGGCGGCACATCACAAACCAAGCCATGCTCCAGCAGCTGAACATGCTGAGAGACACCATGCACCAGGGCAATTATATGCTTGACATCTTTAGATGCAAacctgatgatgaggaggaggaggacaccaAGCATAAGATTGTGAGTCACCCTTTATTACTGAACTCCAGAGTAAACTGTGTCAGAGATTTCTTGTCCAGTAGAACAAGTGCACAAATTTTGAAAGAAATGCAGCAGGTGCTTGATCGTTTGAGCTCCATGATCCATGATGCAAATGAACTGGTCCTGTTCTTAGCAAGTTATCCCCCAATGTACCGTCAACCATACAGCATGCATCTACTGCTGGGTAACTGCATGTTTGGCCGCCAGATGGAAGCGCAGCTTGCCATCAACTTCCTGTTGCACACACGAACTCATGGTGCTGAAGAACTTGAGGTCCTGCCGATCGTCGGTCCCTACCAAGTCGGAAAGAGAACACTTGTTGCTCATGTTTGCAAGGATGAAAGAGTCCGTGATTATTTTTCAGAAATTGTGTTATGGACCGACGACCATGAATTCAGGGACGAAAAAATAACCATTCCTAGAGAAGGTCATGACAAGATATTTCAAAATTGCGCACCAAACAAAGAAGGGAGAATACTAGTTATTGTTGAGTTAGCTGCAGACTTCAATGAAGTAGTGTGGAAGAGGCTGTATTCTGCTTCCAAACGATGCCTACCAAGTGGTAGCAAAATCATAGTGACAAGCCAGTCTGACAAGGTTGTAAAGTATGGAACAACAAGAGCTCTAACTCTGAATTATATGTCACAAGAGGAGTACTGGTATTTTTTCAAGATACTTACATTTGGTAGCGTGGATCCTGAGATGCACCCGAGGCTTACACAGATGGCTATGGAGATATCCAGAATGCATAATTGCTGCTTTATTGCCGCACACCTCGTCTCTTATTTGTTGAGGGACAATTTTGATATCCATTTTTGGCACAAGGTCCTGATCTTCCTGAAAGAATACATCCAAAATCATGTTTCCAAATTCGGCGAGGGTCCATTTGATGATCGGAACCAAAGTAAACCAGTACACCTTCAAAGAATGGCTACACCTTCTGAAGTTATCATGGTTTCTAATCCGTCTTACCGCTCTTCACAAGAGGAGGTTCCGAAGATAAGATTAGATGATGTGATATATAAAAACGTTAGACCTCATGGAAAATTTGAGGCCCTAGTATGGAGATCTCAAATACCACCCTACTATAGCTATACCACTACTTGTGAGATTCAAGAGCTAAAAAATACAGGTACCAAGAGGAAGCGTAATATGAAAAGTGGAGTCACATTTTGTTAA